Proteins from a genomic interval of Balaenoptera acutorostrata chromosome 21, mBalAcu1.1, whole genome shotgun sequence:
- the ZFP42 gene encoding zinc finger protein 42 homolog, translating to MDQKLKKWEKTRGQKGLGRRAVSGDKSLPAQQEPPDTTWTLCDEDVCYETSFRVVEEDSFSDCYIECIIRGEFSEPITEEDSLLKSFDCLKEGSEQELSQQALTASSLLERSLEYMKKGAKQELPQQFGGENSLLESSEYMTGKKLPPGEIPSTDFSDPQQLTACTKMKPSTNKEYDAPEKIVCPQSGCIREFKNRASLRKHLRVHSPRDHVCAECGKAFKESAKLKRHFLVHTGEKPFPCTFEGCGKRFSLSFNLRTHVRIHTGEKPFVCPFEGCRKKFIQSNNMKAHLLTHSKAEMSQ from the coding sequence ATGGACCAGAAACTGAAGAAATGGGAAAAGACACGTGGCCAGAAAGGGCTTGGTAGAAGAGCTGTCAGTGGGGACAAGTCACTGCCAGCCCAGCAGGAACCTCCTGACACGACGTGGACCTTATGTGATGAGGATGTGTGCTATGAGACTAGCTTTCGGGTTGTTGAAGAGGATTCCTTCTCTGACTGTTACATAGAATGCATAATAAGAGGTGAGTTTTCTGAACCTATCACGGAAGAGGACTCACTTCTTAAGTCCTTTGACTGTCTGAAAGAAGGATCAGAACAAGAGCTTTCTCAACAGGCTCTTACGGCAAGCTCACTTCTTGAACGTTCCTTGGAATACATGAAAAAGGGGGCAAAACAAGAACTTCCTCAACAGTTTGGTGGAGAGAATTCACTTCTTGAGTCTTCTGAGTACATGACAGGCAAGAAGCTTCCTCCTGGAGAAATACCCAGCACTGACTTTTCAGATCCTCAACAGCTCACAGCATGCACTAAAATGAAGCCAAGTACAAATAAAGAATATGATGCTCCAGAAAAAATTGTTTGTCCTCAGAGTGGATGCATAAGAGAGTTCAAGAATAGAGCATCCCTGAGAAAGCATCTCCGGGTTCATAGTCCCCGAGATCACGTATGTgcagaatgtgggaaagccttcaagGAGAGTGCAAAACTAAAAAGACATTTTCTggttcatactggagagaagccATTTCCGTGTACTTTTGAAGGGTGCGGAAAACGTTTTTCCCTGTCCTTCAATTTGCGTACACATGTGCGCatccacactggggagaaaccTTTTGTATGTCCCTTTGAAGGCTGTCGCAAGAAGTTTATTCAGTCAAATAACATGAAAGCGCACCTCTTAACTCATTCAAAGGCCGAAATGAGTCAGtga